From the Vicinamibacterales bacterium genome, the window GGCCAGCGCCAGTACCGTGCAGGGAGAGAAGGACGAGATCCTCACCAAGACCGTCGTCATCCATTTCTTCCCGAACTCGTGGGACCTGAGCAAGAAGGTCACGCGCACGGACGGCGGCAAGGACACCGAGGAGCTCTACGATCCGAACGTCGGGTTCGTGGTCGACGAGATCGGCAAGCTCGCCGGGCAGTACGGCGCGGCCCGCATCGTCATCGAAGGGCACACCGACAGCTCGATGCGCACCTCGGTGCCGAAGAGCGTCGTGCAGGAGCTCTCGCAGAACCGCGCTAACGCCGTCAAGGAAGCCGTGATCCGCAAGTTCCCGTCGCTGCAGGCGAACCAGTTCTCGACGGCGGGCATGGGGTGGGACCGTCCGGCGGATCCGGCCGATCCGGACAACAACGCCAAGAATCGGCGCGTCGAGATCAAGGTCTATCCGGCGGAAGCGGCGCCGGCCCCCGGTAAATGACCGCCGGCGACCGTCGCTCGCTGTTCGCGCTGCGGCTGCCGCCGCCGCCGATGATTGGACGGCTGGCCGGGGTCGGCGCCGTCGCGGTGCTGGTCGGCGTCTGGTGGTTCCTGACCTCGGGACTGGGCTCGGAGGAACGGATCATCTCGCCGGTGATCCTGCCGAGCCCGCTGGAAGTGGCCCGGAGCTTTCCGAGCCTGTTCAGCGAGCGCGCCCTCATGGCGAGCATCGCGGCGACGCTGCGCCGCGTGCTCAGCGGCTTCCTGCTCGCCGCGCTGATCGGCGTGCCGCTCGGGATCGCGGCCGGCGCGTGGCGCGTGTTCGAGGCGGCGGGCGCGCCGCTGGCCCTCTTCGGCCGCAACCTGCCGGTCGCGGCGCTGATTCCGCTGACCATCCTGTGGTTCGGCATCGACGAGACGCAGAAGGTGATGTTCATCTTCATCGCCTGCGTGCCGTTCGTCTACTCCGATGCCGTCGCCGCCGTGGTCGGCGTGCCGGATCGTTACGTCGAGACGGCGCAGACGCTCGGCGCCTCGCCGCTGCAGATCGTCATCAAGGTGCTGCTGCCGCTGTCGCTGCCCGACATCTACAACAGCCTGCGCCACCTGTTTGGCCTGGCGTTCGGCTATATCATGCTGGCGGAGTTGATCAACGCGCAGCACGGCCTCGGTTATCTGCTGATGTCGAGCCAGCGGCGCGGGATGTCGGAGCACATCATCCTCATCCTCCTGATCATCGGGCTGCTCGCCTACGGCATCGATCGCGTGCTCTACTTTTTCCAGCGCGGCCTGTTTCCGTATCGCACGGTCGAGGAATAGGTGAGCGAACCCGTCAAACCGCCGGCTCCGGCCGCCCCGACGCCGACACCGCCGACGCCGTCGCCGGCCCCCAATATCGTCGATTTCAAGAACGTCACCAAGACGTTCGGCGACCTGACGGTAATCCACGACGTGACGTTCAGCGTCGAGGACCTGCCGGGCAAGGGGGAGTTCATCGCGATCCTCGGGCCCTCGGGGTGCGGCAAGTCGACGGTGCTTCGGCTGATCGCCGGCCTGCGCCCGCACTATCCGGCGACCACCGGGACGGTGCTGGTCGGCGGCGGTTCGATCGGCGGGCCCGGCCCGGATCGCAGCATGGTCTTCCAGGACTACACGTCATTCGACAACCGCACCGTCGAAGACAACGTCGCCTTCGGGCTCGAGTGCCGCGGTGTGCCGGCCGGGGAGCGGCGCGAGCGCGCCCGCGAGTGGATCCAGCGGGTCGGCCTCGACGTGAAGCGCGACGCCGGCAAGTACCCGAGCGAGCTGTCGGGAGGCATGCGGCAGCGGGTGGCGATCGCCCGCACGCTCGCGCTGTCGCCGCGCATCATCCTGATGGACGAGCCCTTCGGCGCGCTCGATCCAACCACGCGGCTGCACATGCAGGGGCTGCTGGTCGATCTCTGGCGCGAGGCGCAGGCGACCGTCTTCTTCGTGACCCATTCGATCGAGGAGGCGGTGTATCTCGGCGATCGCGTCTACATCTTCTCGTCGGCGCCGGGCACGATCCTGAAGGAGATGCGCGTGCCTGGGCCGGAGTTCCCGCCCAAGGAGATGCAGCGGCGGCCCGAGTTCATGAAGTTCGTGTTCGAGATCCGCGACATCATCGACACGCTGTCGGCGTCGACGCGGGCTGGCGATGACTGAGACCCGGACCGCGGGTCTCGGGCGCTATCTCGCGGAAGCGTTTCTCTTCCGCTGGAACCTGCTGCTGTTTCTCGGCGGTACCGCCGCGGGCGCGCTGTCGCCGGTGCCCGACGTCCTGATCCCGCTGGTCGGCGCCGCCGAACTGGCGTATCTCGCCGCCCTGACGTCGATCCCGCGCTTCCGCGCCGCCATCGACGCGAAGGTCTACGGCGAAGCGAAAGGGCCGCTCAAGGTGGAAGTCGTTCCGGCGCAGACGCTGGGCAGCCTGCTCGCCGGCCTCACCCCCGACGCCCGCAACCGGTTCCAGGCGCTGCACGCCCGCTGCCGCGAGATGCGGGGCATCGCCGCCGGCGTGCGCGGGGCGGCCGGCGATCAGGCGACCGGCGACGCGATGAGCACGCCCGGACTGGATCGCCTGCTCTGGCTGTTCCTGCGCCTGCTCGTTTCGAAAGCGGCGCTCGACCGGTTTCTCCGGACCACGAACGAGCAGGAGATGAGCTCGAAGGCGGAAGAACTTCGCAAGAGCCTCGACGCGGCGCAGAAGGGGAGCGACGAACGGGTCACCAAGTCGCTCCAGGACAGCCTGGCGATGGCCGAGCTGCGGCTCGACAACTTCAGCCGCGCCAAGAAGAACGCCGAGTTCGTGAGCATCGAGCTGGATCGCATCGAAGGCAAGATCCAGGCGCTCGCCGAGATGGCCGTCAATCGCCAGGACCCCGACTTCCTCAGCGGTCAGGCGGACGCCGCTGCCGAGAGCATGCGGCAGACCGAGAAGGCGGTCAGCGAGCTGCAACATCTCACCGGCCTTGGTGAACAGCTCGAGGAGCCGCCGCCGATTCTCGAGTCGGACCTGCGGCAGGTGCTCAAGTCATGAGCGGCGAGACCATCAAGACGCGGCCGCTCGATCTGCCCGCGTGGTATCCACCGTGGGCCACGCAGCTCGCCGATCTGTATTTTTCCGGCACCACCGCAGCGTTCGTGCTGCACGGCAACACCTACGACGTCTTCCGCATCGGGGCCGAGCCGGACCGACGGCCTTCGACAGGCTCAGGCCAGCCCGAGCGTGTCGAGGGTCGGTACGCGGTCCTCGCCGAGTTCCTCGCGGAGCAGGTGTTCGGCCGCTGGTCGCTGGTGCTGCACTACGACGTCGGGCGCGGCCTGCGCGCGCTCGCCGGACGCGACGAGAAGCGCCTGAAGGACATGGTGTCGCTCGTCAACCGGAAGATCGGCGATCTCACCGCCATCCAGAAGGATCCGGCCGCGGCGCTGGCACTGCTCGATCGCTTCGTGCGCAACAACCTCATGGCGGCCGAGGCCGACCGTCTCAGCGTCGCGGTCATCATCGACCAGGCGTCGTACGTGTTTCCGGCCAGCGAGCCGGGCCGGCTCAGCAACCAGGCCTCGTCGCAGCTCGTCACGGTCCTGAACTGGGCGACCAGCCCGTACGTGAAACGCCTCAACATGGCGTTCGTGATGATCGACGAGAAGCTGGCCGATCTGAACGACCGCCTCACCGGCAACCCGCACGTCGCGACCATCGAAGTGCCGCTGCCCGCCGAATCGGAACGCCGCGCCTTCATCGAAGACACGACCGCGCCCGACGGCGTCAAGGGCTACTCCGACTTCGATCCGGCGCAGCTCGGAGCGCTGACGGCGGGCATCTCGCTGACCGATCTCAACGTGCTCGTGCAGACGGCCCGCGAAGGGGTGACGCGCCTCGACACGAAGGCGTTCCGGGACTTGAAGAAGCGGCTGCTCGAGCGGCGCGGACAGGGGCTGCTCGAGTTCATCGAGCCCAGGTGGACGCTCGATACCGTGGTTGGCCACGAGGCCGCCAAGGCGCGCCTGCGCGAGGACGCGGCGCTGCTGAAGCGCGGCGCCCTCGCCAGCATGCCGATGGGCTACCTGATGTGCGGACCGGTCGGCACCGGCAAGTCGTTTCTCGCGCAGTGTGTCAGCGGCGAGATCGGCGTGCCTTGCGTCGTCCTCAAGAACTTCCGATCGAAGTACGTCGGCGAGACCGAGGGTAATCTCGAGCGGGTCCTGTCGGTGCTGCGCGCGATGGGGCCGGTCGTGGTCGTCGTCGACGAGGCGGACGCGGCGCTCGGCAACCGTGAATCGGAGGGGGACTCCGGCACCTCGAGCCGCGTGTTCGCGATGATCGCCTCGCAGATGGGCGACACGCGCTATCGCGGCAAGATCATCTGGATGCTGCTGACCGCCCGCCCGGACCTGCTTCCGATCGACATCAAGCGCCAGGGGCGGGCCGAGGTGCACGTTCCCCTGTTTTATCCGATCGACGAGCAGGAGATCCGCCAGATGTTCGTGATCCTGGCGAAGAAGCTCGGATCGGCGGTGGCGGCCGACGACCTGCCGCCGATCACGCAGAAGGGACAGCTGTCGGGCGCCGACATCGAGGGCATCGTCGGCCGCGCCTGGCGCGCGTCGATTCTCGCCGGCGCCGACCACGTGACCAAGGAGGCGCTCGCGCAGGCGATTGCCGGGTTCCTGCCGTCGACGCAGGGGCTCGAGCGGGAGCTGCAGGAAGTGGCCGCCATCCTCGAGTGCACCGACCGCGTGTTCCTGACCGCGGCGGCGCAGCAGAAGACCGATGCGCCGGGCGGCCGCGCCGCGCTGCAGGAGCGCCTGACGGCGCTCAAACAACTGGTAAGGGAGCTGTAGGACAGCTCCGAAGATAGGAGCATCGTGATGGCCAAGACGAGCTGGTTCGACGAGAAGGCAGGGACGGAGCAGATTCAGGAGCGCGTCGCGAAGCTCCAGTCGTTCACCGACGCGCTGGCCGACGGCGTCGTCACGGCGAAGGAGCTGGCGTCGCAGGAGCAGCGGCTCGTCGACGTGATGAAGAAGACGGAACCGCTGTTGAACGACGACCAGCATGGACAGGTGACGACGCTGCTCGTCGAACTGACCGCCTACAACGTCATGCGCCTGCTGCACGAGCTGCACCAGGAACGCGCCAAGATGGTCCTCGGCTGAGACGAGCCGTCCCTACGCTCTGCCGGCGAATTCCCGCGTCTCGGTGTGGACCTTCACCTTCTCCCCCTCCTTGATGAAGAGGGGGACGCGGATCTCGAGACCGGTCTCCAGCGTCGCGCTCTTGGTCACCCCGCCCGACGCCGTGTCGCCGCGGACGCCGGGCTCGCAGGACGTCACCGTCAGCTCCACGTGCGGCGGAAACTGCAGCCCGATCGGGTTGCCGTTGTACTTCTGCACCGAGACGACGACGTTGTCGGTGAGCAGCAGCCGGTCGTCGCCGAGCACGTCGGTCCGGAGCGTCATCGTATCGAACGTTTCCTGATCCATGAAGTGGTAGCCGTCGGAATCGGCGTACTGAAAGAGGGCCTCGACGACCTCCAGATCCGGTTCCCCGAACTTGTCGCCCGCCTTGAACGTCTTGTCGAAGACGGCGCGCGTGATCAGGTTGCGCATCTTCAGCCGGACGAGGGTCTGGCCGCCGCGCGCGGTCGGGCGCGACACGTCGACGTCGACCACGTGGTAGGGGGCCCCCTCGAACTCGACGAACATCTTCCGCTTCACGTCGATCGCTTCGATCAGCGCTGCCATAGCCATATATTGTAGCCTTCGCCATGCCCGCCCTGCTCGAGACCCGCGATTTGCGCAAGCACTACCAGATGGGGGCGGCGACGGTGCGTGCGCTCGACGGCGTGTCGATCGCCGTGCAGCCGGGAGAGTTCGTCGGGCTGCTCGGCACGTCCGGGTCGGGCAAGTCGACGCTGCTCAATCTCGTCGCCGGTCTCGATCGGCCGACCTCCGGCTCGCTGCGAGTCTTCGATCGGGATCTGGCGCAGATGTCGAGCGACGAGCTCAGCGTCCATCGCCGCACCACCGTCGGCGTCATCTTCCAGTCGTTCAATCTCGTGTCGACCATGAACGCGGTCGAGAACGTGACGCTGGCGCTGATGTTTGCCGGCGTGGCGCGCGCCGAGCGCGACGCCAAGGCGTTGCGGCTGCTCGAGGCGATGGGGCTCGCCGGCCGTCAGCAGCACCGGCCGCAACAGCTGTCGGGCGGCGAGCAGCAGCGCGTGGCGATCGCCCGCGCGCTCTCGAACGACCCGCGCCTGCTCCTCGCCGACGAGCCGACCGGCAATCTCGACAGCCGGACGACGGGCGAAATCATGACGCTGCTGAAGACGCTCAACGAGCGCGACGGCAAGACGATCATCCTGGTGACGCACGACGCGTCGCTGGCGCGCGAGTATGCGCACCGCACGATCACCATGCTCGACGGTGCGGTGGTGGCCGCGTGACCGCCGCCGCTGCACACGCGGCAGTGGCGGCAGCGAGACCATTGGGCTCCCTGGCCGCGGCTTCAGGTTCAGCCTGGCGCGGACGATGCGAGCGAGCGCAGCGCAGCGAGCCACCGGAGCGGCGCGAGCCGGCGGAGCGGCGAGCGAGCGACGGTGTAGGGGAGTCTGAGGGGCGACGCCCCTCAGGAGAACAATGACCTTTCGCGACACGGCCAGTCTCGCGATGCGCAACCTCGGTCATGCAAAGCTGCGCACGACTCTGACCACGCTCGGCGTCTCGATCGGCATTGCCTCGCTCGCCGGCATGGTCTCGCTCGGGGTCGGGCTTCAGGATCAATTCGTCGGGCGTCTGACGCGCTCGGGGTTGTTCGATTCGATCACCATCGTGAGCGCCTCGGACCTGCCCGGCGGCCTGGCTCGCCTTGGCGGCGTCGGGCGACAGACCTTCGGGAGGGGCCGCGGCGGCGGCCGTGGAGGCGGGCCCGGCGCCGGACCGCGCGTCGAGCTCAACGACGACACGCTCAGGGACCTCGCGACGCTGCCGCACGTACGCGACGTCTTTCCGAACGTCCGCGTCCCGCTTCAGGTGAAATACAACGGCGAGCAGGAATCGTTCGCCGCCGCCGGCATCCCGATGTCGGCGAAGGGAGAAGGGGCGTTCCGCTCCATCTCCTACGGGCAGTTCTTCCCGAACGACTCCGATCTGGCCTGCATGCTGAGTCTCGACCTCGCCAAGCGGATGAACGAGACCGATCCCGGATCGCTCGTAGGCCAGACGGTTACGCTCGTGCACACCTCGCCCGAGGCGGTCGCCGCGATCCTGGCCGGGGCCGCTCCCGCCGTGCCGCCGAAGCCGGAGGAAACGCCGTGCCGCATCGCCGGGATCGTCGAGCGCGAGACCGGGCCTGGCGGCATCGGCGTTCAGGTGACGCCGATCATGCTGCCGCTGGCGCGCGCCAAGGCGATGCAGGTGCGCGCCAACACCTATCTGTCGATCACGGTCAAGGTGGCTGGGGCGCCCTACACCGAAGACGTGGAAGACGCGATCCGGAAGAAAGGCCTGAGCGCGTTCTCGATCAACGACGCGCTGCAGGGCGCCAAGCGTGCGTTCATCCTGCTCGACATCGTCCTGAGCCTGATCGGATCGATCGCGCTCGCGGTGTCGTCGCTGGGCATCGTCAACACGATGGTGATGTCGATTCTCGAGCGGACGCGCGAGATCGGGATCATGAAGGCGATCGGCGGCAGCGACGGCGACATCCGCCGCATCTTTCTGATCGAGGCGTCGGCCATCGGCGCCTTGGGCGGCGTCGCCGGGGTGGCACTCGGCTGGCTGGTCGGCCGCGTCATCAACTTCGGCGCCAACCTCTATATCCAGCAGCAGGGGGGGCCGACGGGGAATCTCTTCTCGCTACCGCTCTGGCTGATCGGCGGCGCGATCGGGTTCTCGATCGCCGTCAGCCTCGCCGCCGGCAGCTATCCCGCCGCGCGCGCGGCGAGGCTGAATCCCATCGAGGCGCTCCGGCACGACTGACGGGTCCGCGTCACGCGTCCCCGCCTCAGGCTTTCACCGGGGCCGGCGACGTCAGGTTGATGCCGATTCGCTTCAGCAACCCGTCCAGCCCGATCTTGTCGACCGCCTTGGCGTAGGCCTCGGCCGGCTCGATGAGCTTCTTGTTCACGAGGTCCATCAACGCGTCGTTCAGGCTCACCATGCCGGCGGCCTTGTTCACCTGCATGATCGACGGGAGCTGGAACGTCTTGCCCTCGCGGATGAGATTGCTGACCGCCTGGGTCACGATCAGCACTTCCAGCGCTGCGACGCGGCCGCCGCCGATCTTGCGGCAGAGATTCTGCGCGATGACGCCTTTCAGCGATTCCGACAGCATGATCCGGATCTGCGCCTGGCGATCGGCGGGGAACTGATCGATCACGCGATCGACCGTCGACGCCGCCGTCGTCGTGTGCAGCGTGCCGAACACGAGGTGGCCGGTTTCCGCCGTCTCGATGGCGATCGCCACGGTTTCGAGATCGCGCAGTTCGCCGACCAGGACGATGTCGGGGTCCTCGCGCAGCGCGGCGCGGAGGGCGTCCTTGAACGAGTCGGTGTGTGTCCGTACTTCGCGCTGGTTGATCAGGCACTTCTGGTTCGGATGCACGAACTCGATCGGATCCTCGATGGTGATGATGTGATCCTGGCGGGTGCGGTTGATGTAGTCGATCATCGCGCACAGCGTCGTCGACTTGCCCGACCCGGTCGGGCCGGTGACCAGGACCAGCCCCTTGTTGAGCGCGCACAGGTTGAGGATGTGGGGCGACAGTCCGAGCTGCTCGGCGGTCAGGATCTTCGACGGGATGACGCGGAATACCGCGCCGGGGCCGCGGCGGTCGGCGAAGACGTTCGAGCGGAAGCGCGCCAGGTCGTCGATCTCGTAGGCGAAATCGGTGTCGTGCCGCTCGGCGAACTCCTTGCGGTTTCTCTCCGGCATGATCGGCGCGAGCAGCTGCACGACCTGCTCGCCGCTCAACGGCGCCACCTTCGGGTCGAGCGGCATCATGTGGCCGTCCTTGCGCACGAGCGGCGGCGAGCCCACGGACAGGTGCAGGTCGGACGCGCCGACCGCGACCATCGCGTGAAACAGCTGATCGATAGGGTTCAAGCTCACGCGGGCGGCTCCTCCGTGACCGCGACGATGTGCGCGGCATTGACGAGGAGCGTGCCCTCGTCGGTGTCGACGTAGCGGAACGTCTCCGGCTGGCGGGTCCAGTCGCTGACGCGATCGTGCCCCTGCGGGCGGTAGACGCGGACGACGCCCCGCACCTGGCGGCCTTCCGACAGCACGATCCAGACGTCGCGGCGCTTGGCCACGGCGTAACCGGGATCGCGCACGGCCTCACGATCCGACAACGCCACGGCGATCACGTGCGCGCGGTTGTACAGCACCGTCTGCGGGCCGGCAGCGGTCTGGATCTCGAACGGGAAGAAGCCCGATTCGTGGTTCAGCAGGTCGCTGACGCGCTCTCCGGCCACGAAGAACGACCCCCGCGCGGTGCCGCCGCCGGTCAGACTGACGACAGCCTCGACGCGCCGTTTCTCGAACCGGAACGCCGATTGAGGTTCCTGTTTCTGCTGCATCGTGGCCTGCTATCGTAACGCACAGGAGGGACACGACGATGACCGTCGATCGCTATACCAGGATCCTGCTGACGATAATCGCCGCCTGCCTCGTATGGCTGTGTGCGGTCGGCATGCCCGTGCCCGCACAGGCCGCGCAGCCGGTGGCGCTCGCGAACAGCACCGGCGCGGCCGTGCCGGTCGTGATCGTCGGCACCGGATCGATCACCCGCGCCGGGCAGCTGTCCGTGATCTTCCACGGCGACCACAGCGACCCGACGCTGCCCGTGTCGCTCCCCTACACGCCTGAGCATCCGCTGCCGACGCAGCTGCCCTACACCGAGCTGCAGCCGCTGCCCGCCGAGATCGCCGGCGTGCGGCACGGCGGGTCATGGGACCCGCTGCGCGTCGCGGTCGAGGACGGGGCGCTGCGCGCCAAGCCCGGAATCGGCCGCCAGTAGCGCGCCGGCGCCCGCAAACGGCTAGAATGCGCGGCAGTCGGCCAGAACGGAGGAACGATGCCAGTCACCGCACCATTGATCATTTTTGTCATCATCGCGTGCTTCTTCATCTACTCCTGGTTCAGGAGCGTGTCGCAGGCGACGGTTGCGGTGATCACCGTGTTCGGCAAGTACAGCCGGATCATGCGCGAGGGGCTCAACGTCAAGCTGCCGTGGGAGAAGGTGTTCCAGCGGTTGTCCCTGCAGAATCGCGCGCTGCAGCTCGAGTTCCAGGCGATCACCCAGGATCAGGCCAACGTCCGGTTCGCGACCATGGTCCTCTACGCGGTGGCGAGCGCCGACGAGGAGAACATCAAGAAGGCGGTGTTCAGCTTCGCCACGCCGCAGGAGTTCCAGCTGGCGCTGCAGCGGACGATCGACGGCTCGATCCGGCAGTTCGTGGCGACCACCAAGCAGGCCGACATCCTCGGCATGCGCGCCGAAATCGTCGACCACACCAAGAAGAACCTCGACGAGGTCGTCTCGTCGTGGGGCTACGTCGTACGCGACATTCAGATCACCGACATGACCTTCGACAAGGAGATCATCGATTCCATGGCGCGGGTGGTGTCATCCAAGAACCTGCTGGCCGCCGCCGCTAATGAAGGCGCGGCCCTGCTGGTCAAGCGCACCAAAGATGCCGAGGCCGAGGCGGCCTACCGGACCATCGGCGCCGAGGCGGACAAGAAGGCCTCGGCGTTGCGCGGCGAGGGGCTGGCGCTGTTTCGCAAAAACATCGCCGCCGGCATGAAGGATGCGGCCGAGAGCCTCAAGGAGGCCGGCGTTGACAATAAATTTCTCTTGTACCTGGAATACACCGACGCCCTGAAATACGTCTCCGAGCACTCCCAGGGCAAGGTGATCTTCATGGACAACGGCGCCGCGGCGTCCGCCCGGGTGATGCAGGGCGTCGTGGGCATGATGACCGAGACGCCCGGGGCAGGGCTCCCGCCGGCGTGAAACCCGGTTTTTTCGCCATTCGGCCCCATTGTCTGGGTAGCCGTGGCAGTTCGCAGCACGCGTGTAGGCGATGCTGTTAAAGTAGTGCCGGGCACGGTGCCTTGGCCGGCACGTAACTAACTGATTAACTTACGATCGCATTGCTGTGAAATGTAGGATTATTGCGACAGGGCGCCATGCGCCAGGGAGCGGGACATGAGTGGCAGCGGCTGGGATCACGTGACGCGCAACTGGACGACAACGCTGATGTTCGCGTTGACCTTTGCCGTGGCCGTCATTGGCGTCCCCTGGTACGGCATTGCGCATGGCTTTCACGCCACGGCCTGGATCCTGTTCGTGCTGCTGCTCGGCGCCAACGGCATGTCGATCACCTGCGGCTACCACCGCCTGTTCGCCCATGCCACGTACGAAGCCCATCCGGTGCTGAAGGTGCTGTATCTGCTGTTCGGCGCCATGGCACTGCAGAACAGCGCCCTGGTCTGGGCCGCGACCCACCGGGTACACCATCGCGAGATCGACGACACCGAACTGGACCCGTACAGCGCCCGCCGGGGATTCTGGTTCTCGCACATTGGCTGGATGTTGAAGAACTACCCCAGCGGCGATCCAGATTTCAGCGTCGTCAGGGACTTGCAGCGTGATCCTCTGGTCAGCCTGCAACATCGCTACTACGTGCCGCTGGCGCTCGCCATGAATTTTGGCCTGCCGTTGCTGCTGGGCTGGGCCACGGGCGATGTCCTGGGTACTTTCCTGCTGGCCGGGGTGCTGCGCTTGGTTGTCAGCCATCACTTCACCTTTTTTATCAATTCTCTGGCACACATGTGGGGCATTCAGCCCTATACCGACGAGAACACTGCCCGCGATAATGGAATAGTTGCGTTACTGACGTACGGTGAGGGTTATCACAACTTTCATCACATGTTTGCGCACGACTATCGCAACGGCGTGCGCTGGTGGCAGTGGGATCCGTCGAAGTGGTTCATCAATGGCATGCGCTGGCTGGGACTGGCTCGCAATCTGAAGACGGTTCCGTGGTTCAAAATCCAGCGGGCCTTGCTCGATACACAGTTCCGGCGTGCCGAAAAGCAGCTGGCGGGCCATCAGCCGGGACACGCGCATATCGAACAGTTGCGTCGCCGGGTGGCCGAGGAGTACGAGGCATTTTGCCAGGCGGTCGCGGATTGGACGCATCTGCGCGAGCAATGGTTGGCACAGACCAAGCGCGCCATGATCGAACGCTGGGAGCGCTCGGCGCTACAATCACAACTCAAGGAATTGGAGTACGGGCTGCAATTACAGTACCGTCGAATGCGAAGGCTGCGGGCGCAACTCGCCTAGCGGTAACGGTTCAATAAAAAGGGGAAGACCATGGACGCCGCCTCCGAGACCGAGGAGCTTGCGACGCCTAACAGCACGGCTCCCATCGCTCGCGTGCGACGCGGAACCTCCGTGGATGCGCGACTGGTGCGCCGGCTGCTGGGCATTCTCGGCAATCCTCCGATCGAATTTCTGTTGCTGTGGACCGGCGAGCGCATCGCCGGCTCTGGCGCTAGCTCCGGCGGCGCGCCACCGGTGCAGGTGCGCATTGCCGATCGCGGTACGCTGGTCGGCCTGCTGAGTGATCCGCGGGTGCGGTTCGGCGACGCCTATAGCGCCGGCAAGATCGAGGTCGAGGGCGACTTGGTGCAGCTGCTGGAGATCATCTATCGCAGCTTTCCGGCCAGCACCAATGCC encodes:
- a CDS encoding ABC transporter permease — its product is MTAGDRRSLFALRLPPPPMIGRLAGVGAVAVLVGVWWFLTSGLGSEERIISPVILPSPLEVARSFPSLFSERALMASIAATLRRVLSGFLLAALIGVPLGIAAGAWRVFEAAGAPLALFGRNLPVAALIPLTILWFGIDETQKVMFIFIACVPFVYSDAVAAVVGVPDRYVETAQTLGASPLQIVIKVLLPLSLPDIYNSLRHLFGLAFGYIMLAELINAQHGLGYLLMSSQRRGMSEHIILILLIIGLLAYGIDRVLYFFQRGLFPYRTVEE
- the efp gene encoding elongation factor P, translating into MAALIEAIDVKRKMFVEFEGAPYHVVDVDVSRPTARGGQTLVRLKMRNLITRAVFDKTFKAGDKFGEPDLEVVEALFQYADSDGYHFMDQETFDTMTLRTDVLGDDRLLLTDNVVVSVQKYNGNPIGLQFPPHVELTVTSCEPGVRGDTASGGVTKSATLETGLEIRVPLFIKEGEKVKVHTETREFAGRA
- a CDS encoding type IV pilus twitching motility protein PilT, which encodes MSLNPIDQLFHAMVAVGASDLHLSVGSPPLVRKDGHMMPLDPKVAPLSGEQVVQLLAPIMPERNRKEFAERHDTDFAYEIDDLARFRSNVFADRRGPGAVFRVIPSKILTAEQLGLSPHILNLCALNKGLVLVTGPTGSGKSTTLCAMIDYINRTRQDHIITIEDPIEFVHPNQKCLINQREVRTHTDSFKDALRAALREDPDIVLVGELRDLETVAIAIETAETGHLVFGTLHTTTAASTVDRVIDQFPADRQAQIRIMLSESLKGVIAQNLCRKIGGGRVAALEVLIVTQAVSNLIREGKTFQLPSIMQVNKAAGMVSLNDALMDLVNKKLIEPAEAYAKAVDKIGLDGLLKRIGINLTSPAPVKA
- a CDS encoding ATP-binding protein, producing the protein MSGETIKTRPLDLPAWYPPWATQLADLYFSGTTAAFVLHGNTYDVFRIGAEPDRRPSTGSGQPERVEGRYAVLAEFLAEQVFGRWSLVLHYDVGRGLRALAGRDEKRLKDMVSLVNRKIGDLTAIQKDPAAALALLDRFVRNNLMAAEADRLSVAVIIDQASYVFPASEPGRLSNQASSQLVTVLNWATSPYVKRLNMAFVMIDEKLADLNDRLTGNPHVATIEVPLPAESERRAFIEDTTAPDGVKGYSDFDPAQLGALTAGISLTDLNVLVQTAREGVTRLDTKAFRDLKKRLLERRGQGLLEFIEPRWTLDTVVGHEAAKARLREDAALLKRGALASMPMGYLMCGPVGTGKSFLAQCVSGEIGVPCVVLKNFRSKYVGETEGNLERVLSVLRAMGPVVVVVDEADAALGNRESEGDSGTSSRVFAMIASQMGDTRYRGKIIWMLLTARPDLLPIDIKRQGRAEVHVPLFYPIDEQEIRQMFVILAKKLGSAVAADDLPPITQKGQLSGADIEGIVGRAWRASILAGADHVTKEALAQAIAGFLPSTQGLERELQEVAAILECTDRVFLTAAAQQKTDAPGGRAALQERLTALKQLVREL
- a CDS encoding SPFH domain-containing protein — translated: MPVTAPLIIFVIIACFFIYSWFRSVSQATVAVITVFGKYSRIMREGLNVKLPWEKVFQRLSLQNRALQLEFQAITQDQANVRFATMVLYAVASADEENIKKAVFSFATPQEFQLALQRTIDGSIRQFVATTKQADILGMRAEIVDHTKKNLDEVVSSWGYVVRDIQITDMTFDKEIIDSMARVVSSKNLLAAAANEGAALLVKRTKDAEAEAAYRTIGAEADKKASALRGEGLALFRKNIAAGMKDAAESLKEAGVDNKFLLYLEYTDALKYVSEHSQGKVIFMDNGAAASARVMQGVVGMMTETPGAGLPPA
- a CDS encoding ABC transporter permease, which encodes MTFRDTASLAMRNLGHAKLRTTLTTLGVSIGIASLAGMVSLGVGLQDQFVGRLTRSGLFDSITIVSASDLPGGLARLGGVGRQTFGRGRGGGRGGGPGAGPRVELNDDTLRDLATLPHVRDVFPNVRVPLQVKYNGEQESFAAAGIPMSAKGEGAFRSISYGQFFPNDSDLACMLSLDLAKRMNETDPGSLVGQTVTLVHTSPEAVAAILAGAAPAVPPKPEETPCRIAGIVERETGPGGIGVQVTPIMLPLARAKAMQVRANTYLSITVKVAGAPYTEDVEDAIRKKGLSAFSINDALQGAKRAFILLDIVLSLIGSIALAVSSLGIVNTMVMSILERTREIGIMKAIGGSDGDIRRIFLIEASAIGALGGVAGVALGWLVGRVINFGANLYIQQQGGPTGNLFSLPLWLIGGAIGFSIAVSLAAGSYPAARAARLNPIEALRHD
- a CDS encoding ABC transporter ATP-binding protein, yielding MSEPVKPPAPAAPTPTPPTPSPAPNIVDFKNVTKTFGDLTVIHDVTFSVEDLPGKGEFIAILGPSGCGKSTVLRLIAGLRPHYPATTGTVLVGGGSIGGPGPDRSMVFQDYTSFDNRTVEDNVAFGLECRGVPAGERRERAREWIQRVGLDVKRDAGKYPSELSGGMRQRVAIARTLALSPRIILMDEPFGALDPTTRLHMQGLLVDLWREAQATVFFVTHSIEEAVYLGDRVYIFSSAPGTILKEMRVPGPEFPPKEMQRRPEFMKFVFEIRDIIDTLSASTRAGDD
- a CDS encoding ABC transporter ATP-binding protein, translated to MPALLETRDLRKHYQMGAATVRALDGVSIAVQPGEFVGLLGTSGSGKSTLLNLVAGLDRPTSGSLRVFDRDLAQMSSDELSVHRRTTVGVIFQSFNLVSTMNAVENVTLALMFAGVARAERDAKALRLLEAMGLAGRQQHRPQQLSGGEQQRVAIARALSNDPRLLLADEPTGNLDSRTTGEIMTLLKTLNERDGKTIILVTHDASLAREYAHRTITMLDGAVVAA